A single region of the Persephonella hydrogeniphila genome encodes:
- the metK gene encoding methionine adenosyltransferase has product MKIIKSAESVCQGHPDKSADIIADAILDELIIKDPYTRASIEVLITTGLVHVSGELSTDAYVDIPNIARGTLIEIGYTKPEYGFDGYTAGVITTISDQSPEIALGVPSEGAGDTCIVVGYATDETENYMPLPCNVANKITYMIDELRKDDIVPFFRPDGKAVVVAEYENGKPKRIDSITVLVQHEPYVSELELKNAVEENVIKKVVPPEYIDNQTKIVINPIGRFIIGGPMADTGLTGRKIIADAYGTAAASGGSAFSGKDPTKIDRSASYMARYIAKHIVASGLAHECNVEMVYVIGGDYPVSFNVKVDTEIDTQKLNKKIKEIFDLSPGGIINRLDLRRPIYKETSSYGHFGRSNEDFTWEQIDKNILEELKDVS; this is encoded by the coding sequence ATGAAAATTATTAAAAGTGCAGAATCTGTCTGTCAGGGACACCCTGACAAATCAGCAGATATAATAGCAGATGCAATATTAGATGAGCTTATAATAAAGGATCCGTATACAAGGGCATCTATTGAAGTACTGATCACAACAGGTCTGGTTCATGTTTCTGGGGAGCTTTCAACAGATGCATACGTTGACATACCAAATATAGCAAGAGGAACATTGATAGAGATAGGATATACAAAACCTGAGTATGGGTTTGATGGTTATACAGCAGGTGTGATTACTACAATTAGTGATCAAAGTCCTGAAATAGCCCTGGGAGTTCCTTCTGAGGGAGCTGGGGATACATGTATTGTTGTTGGATATGCAACAGATGAGACAGAAAACTATATGCCCCTTCCATGTAATGTGGCTAACAAAATAACGTATATGATAGATGAGTTGAGGAAAGATGATATAGTTCCTTTTTTTAGACCTGACGGTAAGGCGGTTGTGGTTGCAGAATATGAAAATGGAAAACCAAAGAGGATAGATTCTATAACCGTTCTTGTACAACACGAACCATACGTGTCAGAACTGGAACTAAAAAATGCTGTTGAAGAGAATGTTATAAAGAAAGTTGTACCTCCAGAGTATATAGACAACCAGACAAAAATAGTAATAAATCCTATCGGAAGGTTTATAATAGGTGGTCCTATGGCGGATACAGGACTTACAGGCAGGAAGATAATAGCAGATGCTTATGGGACAGCTGCTGCTTCTGGAGGAAGTGCTTTTTCAGGAAAAGATCCAACAAAAATAGACAGATCTGCTTCCTACATGGCAAGATATATAGCAAAACATATAGTCGCGTCGGGATTGGCACATGAATGTAATGTGGAAATGGTATATGTGATAGGTGGAGATTATCCTGTTTCTTTTAATGTAAAGGTTGACACAGAGATTGATACACAGAAATTAAATAAAAAGATAAAAGAGATTTTTGATTTATCTCCAGGGGGGATTATAAACAGGCTGGATCTTCGGAGGCCTATTTATAAGGAAACTTCCAGTTATGGACATTTTGGTAGAAGTAATGAAGATTTTACATGGGAGCAGATAGATAAAAATATACTGGAGGAACTGAAGGATGTCTCTTGA
- the ilvD gene encoding dihydroxy-acid dehydratase, giving the protein MRSDIVKKGFERAPHRSLLRACGLTDEDFNKPFIGIANSYIDIIPGHVHLREFAQIVKDAVREAGGVPFEFNVIGVDDGIAMGHSGMHYSLPSRELIADSIETVIEAHKLDALVCIPNCDKIVPGMMMAAARLNIPVIFVSGGPMAAGHLPNGKPIDLATAFEAVGAVAQGQMSETELKVIEENACPSCGSCSGMFTANSMNCLAEALGVALPGNGSILAIDPRRQELARQAGKQIIKLVEANLKFRDIVNEQTIENAFTLDIAMGGSSNTVLHLLAIANEAGIDFPVEKIDEISRRTPTLCKLAPASQYHMEDLDRAGGISAILKELSKKGLLHLDRPTVSLKTLGEVIEDAEIKDKNVIRPITDPYSETGGLAILFGNIAPYGSVVKAAAVDPSMQVFKGTAVCFDSEEEAISGIFGGKVKEGDVVVIRYEGPKGGPGMREMLSPTSAIMGMGLGDKVSLITDGRFSGATRGACIGHISPEAAAGGPIGIIKDGDEILIDIPNRKLELLISEEEFEKRMKEFKPKQKNIQSRWLRRYAKHVTSANKGAILEDECF; this is encoded by the coding sequence ATGAGGAGTGATATAGTTAAAAAAGGTTTTGAAAGAGCCCCCCATAGAAGTCTTTTAAGGGCGTGTGGGCTTACAGATGAAGATTTTAATAAACCATTTATAGGTATTGCCAACTCTTATATAGACATTATACCGGGACATGTTCATCTTAGAGAGTTTGCCCAGATAGTGAAAGACGCTGTAAGGGAAGCAGGAGGTGTCCCCTTTGAGTTTAATGTTATCGGTGTAGATGATGGCATTGCTATGGGACATTCTGGTATGCATTACTCTCTTCCGAGTAGAGAGCTAATAGCAGATTCTATTGAGACTGTTATTGAAGCTCATAAGCTTGATGCTCTGGTGTGTATACCTAACTGTGATAAGATAGTCCCCGGTATGATGATGGCTGCCGCGAGGCTGAATATACCTGTTATATTTGTAAGTGGCGGTCCAATGGCAGCAGGACATCTTCCTAATGGTAAACCTATAGACCTTGCTACAGCTTTTGAAGCTGTCGGTGCTGTAGCCCAAGGTCAGATGTCCGAAACAGAACTGAAAGTTATAGAGGAAAATGCATGTCCTTCATGTGGCTCATGTTCAGGAATGTTTACTGCAAACTCAATGAACTGTCTTGCTGAAGCTTTAGGTGTAGCTCTCCCTGGTAACGGTTCTATTCTTGCAATAGATCCAAGAAGACAGGAACTTGCAAGACAGGCAGGAAAGCAGATAATAAAATTGGTAGAAGCAAATCTTAAATTCCGTGATATAGTAAACGAACAGACTATAGAGAATGCTTTTACTCTCGATATAGCTATGGGAGGTTCTTCAAACACTGTTCTTCATCTTCTTGCGATAGCTAATGAAGCAGGAATAGATTTTCCTGTTGAAAAGATAGATGAGATATCAAGGAGAACACCAACCCTTTGTAAACTTGCTCCAGCATCCCAGTATCACATGGAAGATTTAGACAGGGCAGGAGGTATATCTGCAATACTAAAGGAACTGTCTAAAAAGGGACTTCTTCATCTTGACAGGCCTACAGTTTCACTAAAAACCCTTGGAGAAGTCATAGAAGATGCTGAAATAAAAGATAAAAATGTGATAAGACCTATAACAGATCCTTACAGTGAGACAGGAGGTCTTGCTATACTGTTTGGTAATATAGCACCTTATGGAAGCGTTGTTAAAGCTGCTGCTGTAGATCCATCGATGCAGGTTTTCAAAGGAACTGCTGTATGTTTCGATAGTGAAGAGGAAGCTATCTCAGGAATATTTGGCGGTAAAGTAAAAGAAGGAGATGTTGTCGTAATAAGATACGAAGGTCCAAAAGGTGGTCCGGGAATGAGGGAGATGCTTTCTCCAACCTCTGCTATTATGGGGATGGGTTTGGGTGATAAAGTTTCCCTCATAACAGATGGTAGATTTTCCGGTGCAACGAGAGGAGCATGTATTGGACATATATCTCCTGAAGCTGCAGCTGGAGGACCAATAGGGATAATAAAGGATGGAGATGAGATACTTATTGATATACCTAATAGAAAGCTTGAACTTCTTATTTCTGAAGAAGAGTTTGAGAAAAGGATGAAAGAATTTAAACCAAAACAGAAGAATATACAGAGCAGATGGCTCAGAAGATATGCTAAACATGTAACTTCTGCTAACAAAGGGGCAATTTTAGAAGACGAATGTTTTTGA
- a CDS encoding RNA-guided endonuclease TnpB family protein, whose translation HIPQHFFVERVSKKRGLLKVPKLKTPIKIKMYRKIEGQIRSISITKAPDGRYYLNVLTKREMQPLKPTNKTAGIDVGIKEFAIIHDGENTHHIENPKYLQKSEKKLIKLQRQLSRKQKGSRNWEKARQKVAKQHQKIVNQRKDFLHKVSSAITKQYDAIVVESLNIKGMIQNKKLSKQIADVGWYEFMRMLEYKAKWYGRKIIKADRFYASSKTCNVCGYKNNQLTLSIRKWQCPVCNTVHDRDENASKNLYQIGLTHLTNLRFEHAERHSTGGRVGTTRPQACGAGTVGGMFSNGQTTRHPAVKQETLQFIGE comes from the coding sequence TTCATATTCCACAACACTTTTTTGTAGAAAGAGTAAGTAAAAAAAGAGGATTGCTAAAGGTACCAAAGCTAAAAACACCAATAAAAATAAAAATGTACAGGAAGATTGAAGGACAGATAAGAAGTATAAGCATAACCAAAGCACCAGATGGGAGATATTACCTCAATGTGCTAACCAAAAGAGAGATGCAACCCTTAAAACCAACAAACAAGACAGCAGGGATTGATGTAGGGATAAAAGAATTTGCCATAATCCATGATGGAGAAAATACACACCACATAGAAAATCCCAAATACCTGCAAAAATCAGAAAAGAAACTAATAAAATTACAAAGACAGTTATCAAGAAAGCAAAAAGGAAGTAGGAACTGGGAGAAAGCAAGACAAAAAGTAGCAAAGCAACATCAAAAGATAGTAAACCAGAGAAAAGACTTTCTACACAAGGTATCATCTGCGATAACCAAGCAGTATGATGCTATTGTGGTAGAAAGTCTGAATATAAAAGGGATGATACAAAACAAAAAGCTATCAAAACAGATAGCAGATGTAGGCTGGTATGAGTTTATGAGGATGCTTGAATACAAAGCAAAATGGTATGGAAGAAAGATAATCAAAGCAGACAGATTTTATGCAAGTAGTAAAACCTGCAATGTATGCGGATACAAAAACAACCAGCTTACACTATCAATAAGAAAATGGCAGTGTCCTGTATGTAATACAGTCCATGATAGAGATGAGAATGCAAGTAAAAATCTATACCAGATAGGGCTCACCCACCTAACAAATCTACGATTTGAGCATGCCGAAAGGCATAGCACGGGTGGTAGGGTAGGGACTACCCGACCTCAAGCCTGTGGAGCTGGCACTGTCGGCGGAATGTTCAGCAATGGACAGACTACGAGACATCCAGCTGTGAAGCAGGAAACTCTCCAATTTATTGGAGAGTAG
- a CDS encoding DUF465 domain-containing protein encodes MTREEAIKILLETDDEFRKWHEERQELKWKIQKLEKHYPPDPELEAEEERMKRRKLYLKDLMEQRIKEFLQQHQEQ; translated from the coding sequence ATGACCAGAGAAGAAGCTATCAAAATCCTGCTAGAAACAGATGATGAGTTCAGGAAATGGCATGAGGAAAGACAGGAATTGAAATGGAAGATACAGAAACTTGAAAAACACTACCCACCTGATCCTGAACTTGAGGCTGAAGAAGAAAGAATGAAAAGAAGAAAGCTTTATCTTAAAGATCTTATGGAACAGAGAATAAAAGAATTTTTACAACAACATCAGGAGCAGTAG